AGTTCATGCACTCGACTCGCGACAATCAATTCTACCTGATTGAAACCAGCGCCCGTGTCGGCGGAGCCAATATCGCCGACATGGTGGAAGCCGCAACCGGAGTAAATCTCTGGTCGGAATGGGCCAAGTTGGAGATTGACCGTGACGGCGATTACCGGCCACCAGTCAGCAGACAGTTATATGCCGGTACAGTTATTTCACTGGCTAAACAGGAATGGCCTGATTATTCAATGTTCACCGAATCCGAAATCACCTTTAAGCTCAAAAAGAAAAACCACATAGGTATGATTGTCGTATCGGAAAGTGATGAACGCATCGTTCAACTACTCAATCAATACAGTAGTAAAATCGCCCAGGACTTCCTTGCAGTACTGCCTGCTGCTACTAAAGCCATTGAATGACAAGACATTCTCCGACTACACCAATTGTCTTGCCCATACAGCGTTCTGTCTTGCTGATGAACACGCTGCTGGTAGAAGGCGGCCTGGCAGTGTTGGCCCTTTTTCTATCCTACTGGATTGGCCCAGACCTGTTCGGCGATTTCAACTGGAACCGATATGATATCATGATTGGTTGTCTCGGAGCAGTTCCACCACTGGTATTGATACTGGCTATGGACCGCTTCCCCATCGGCCCCTTCCGCCACATCTCCGATATCTCTGACAAGTTTCTCCGGCCCCTGCTGGCAAACTGCAAATGGCCTGATTATTTTCTGCTCGCATTTTTAGCTGGGTTTTGCGAAGAGTTGCTGTTCCGCGGTTGGATGCAACTCTTCCTCATAAACTGGGTGCCTGTTTGGTGCAGCGTTCTCATTACCGGAATCATTTTTGGATTATGCCACCTGATTACACCAGCCTACTTTATCATCGCCTGTCTGATCAGTATTTACCTGTCGTGTCTGTACATCTGGTCAGGCAACCTCGTAGTTCCGATGCTGACTCATGGTGTCTATGATCTGATTGCCATCTTTGCCGTCATGGCATTCTCACCAAAATCAATGCTGAATATTGAAAGCGAATCTCTGCACATGCCAATGAACAGTACAAGCCCACAACAGAACGACAGGGAATTGCCGGCCAAGGAAGAGGGCAATGAAAGCAATTCATGATAGCCTGGCACAGTTTCATCCAACTGTGGCACAATGGTTTCATGAACAAGTGGGAGTTCCGACACAACCACAAATCCTGGGCTGGCCTTCGATTGCATCGGGGCAGAATACTCTGATTCTGGCTCCAACCGGCTCGGGAAAAACACTCGCTGCTTTTCTCGCCTGCCTGGATCAACTCTGGAAACAGGAAAATCCTCAGCCGGGTGTTCAGCTCCTATACATCTCTCCGCTTAAAGCATTGAATAACGATGTCTTCCGAAACCTTCATGTGCCGCTACAGGGCGTAAAACAGTATGCACAGTTGCGGGGAGACAAACTGGCAGAGATCACGGTTGGGCTGCGCACAGGCGATACCTCCACCAGCGAACGGCAGAAACAACTCCGGAAACCTCCCCATGTGCTCATCACCACTCCTGAATCGCTGCATCTGCTGCTGACTTCACAAGGCCACGCCATTCTGAAATCAGTAAAGTGGTGCATTGTCGATGAAATACACGTACTCTGCCCCAATAAACGAGGTGTATTCCTGTCGATTCTGCTTGAACGGTTGCAGGAAGTGATTGGCAGTAAGGAAATGATTCGCATAGGTCTTTCCGCCACCCAGCGTCCATTGGAGAAAGTAGCAAGTTTTCTGGGTGGCTATCGGATATTAGAAACTGCTGGTTACGAACCCCGACCTGTGAACATTGTTGATGCGGGGCAGCGGAAAAGACTTGATTTGCAGGTCGTCAGTCCGGTAGACACCTTCGGTCCACTGCCCGAGAAAACGATCTGGCCCTCAATCTATCGCTATCTTTACGATCAGATCATTCAACATCGTTCCACCTTGATCTTTGCCAACAATCGCCGGGCAGTTGAGCGAATCACTGGTGCCATCAATGAACTTCATGAAGAACGTACCGTACCTGCCGCAGGCGAATCCATTCCACAACTCGCACGCGCACATCACGGTTCTGTTTCGCTGGAAATGCGAAGGCAGACCGAGCAGCAACTCAAGGAAGGAAAGCTGGCCTGCGTTGTCTCCACTGCTTCACTTGAACTCGGAATCGACATGGGCTCCATTGATCTGGTCTGCCAGGTCGAGTCATCGGGAAATATTGCCCGCTCACTGCAACGTGTCGGCAGGGCAGGGCACCTCGTAGGCAGCCATTCCAAAGGCCGTCTGATTCCCAAATCGCTGCCCGACTTGCTGGAGCAAACGGCGCTGGCCAATGCTATGATACATGGCGAAGTGGAACACCTGCAGGTTCCAGGCGGATGTCTGGACATCGTTGCTCAGCAGGTAATTGCGATGGTTGCCATGAAGTCGTGGTCTGTTCCAGAATTGTATGCCTTCTTCCGCAAGGCTTATCCACTGCATGAACTCACGCCGGAAGCATTTGAAAGCGTTCTGGAAATGATCTCAGGCCGATTTCCTGCTGACACTTTCCAGGAACTGAAAGCCAGAATCACCTGGGATCGCATTCACAATCGATTGCATGCACTGCCTGGCAGCAAACAGTTGGCGCTCGTCAACGGTGGCACGATTCCCGACACCGGGCAATATGCGGTTTACATTACAGGCACCACTAACAGAATCGGGGAACTGGATGAAGAGTTTGTTTTCGAACGCCGTATTAACGATGTCTTCACCTTGGGAACGAGCAATTGGCGAATTGATTCCATCGAAAGTGACCGGGTAACCGTCAGTCGTGCCGAGGGCACCGCCTCGGTGATGCCCTTCTGGCGAGGAGAAAAGATCAGTCGTAGCTACGAACTAGGAGTTGAGATCGGTAACCTGCTCCAACAGATGCAGGTGCGCATGGCCAATGATCTGAAGGAAGCACAGGCATGGTTGCAGGACACGTACCATCTGGAATTGAACGCTGCCAATAATCTCACACGATTTCTGAAGAGGCAGATTGAAGTTGCAGGTGTAATTCCAGGGCACGGAACCATTCTCTGCGAAGCGTTCCGAGACCAGATTGGTGATTGGCATCTTGTCATACTCTCGTCGCTGGGCAGTCGTTTCCATCTCACGCTGCGATTTGCATTGGAAGCCATCTGGCAGAAAGAATTTGGCTATCAGCCTCACTGCCTGCATCATGATGATGGCCTCTTAATTCGACTAAGTGATCATGAAAACCCGCCACTCGATATCCTTCAGAAACTTGATGCGGCCAAAGTGAAAGATCAGGTACTGCAGTCGCTGTCCAACAGTGCTTTGTTTGCCATCCGCTTTCGGCACAATGCTGCCCGCGCATTGATGCTGCCTGTTTCATCACCACAAAAGCGTGCACCACTCTGGCTGCAACGCCTCAAATCCAAAAACCTATTGCAAATAGCACGTGCTTATCCACGATTTCCCATCGTACTGGAAACCTATCGAGAATGCCTGCATGATCATCTGGTGATCGATCAATTCGTTTCAGTGCTTGAGTCCATCCAATCTGGAAAACTGAATGTCGTAACCCGAAGAGCAGAAACGCCTTCCCCCTTTGCATCTCAATTGCTGTTCAGTTTTACTGCTGCGTACCTGTATGAATGGGACCATGTCGAACGCCAGGGTACAAATACTGCATCGCCACTCGATACATCAGTCCTGGATCAGTTGCTGACGCCGGAAAACTACCAACACCTACTCGATCCGCAGGCGATAACACAAGTCAACAAACGATTACAGGGAACGGGGTTGCTCCCACGCACCCAGGAAGAATTCGCGGAATGGCTTCGCAAACTTGGCGATCTGCAGGATGAAGAGATTCCACCGGAGTGCACCCCTTTTCTCTCAGAATTGGAAGCCCAGAGCAGGATAGTACGATTGAAGATCGCAGACCACAAAGATTCGTGCTGGGTACTTGCAGAGTATCTTGAATCCTATCACGCCGTCAATCAATTGATTGCCAGAGACAATGTGGACGAGGCCGTCATTCAACAGGCATTAACTGTCGTACATCGATTTATCAGAAGTCATGCACTGGTAGGAATAGACGATATTCTCTCCCGTTATCCGTTGCCTCGCCAGTTGCTGGAAGATCGGATGCAGTTGTGGTCCAGCGAGGGAAAGCTGATAGCCATCGAAGAACCCGAAGGCTTGCCAGGTCTTCTGTTCTCTGCGCCCCAGAATCTTGAACAGGTTGAACGCTCAAGCATTTCTATCCGGCGAAGGGAAATCCCAACCGTCAGTGGTGAGATTTTTGCACAGTTTCTGCTCAACTGGCAGGGAAGGGCCATCGATCATCAGCAGGCTGGCCCGGACGGACTGAAGGCATGTCTGCACAGGTTGATGGGGCTTACGTTGCCACGAGAACTGTGGGAACGGGTCATTTTTCCCAGCCGGGTTACAGGCTATCAGACTCGCTGGCTTGATGACTTGATCATGTCGGGCGAATGGTGCTGGATTGCCCAGCCACTCCATGATGAAGATGACTCTTCCCGATGCCAGATGATCAGGTTTATCAAGCGTGATGACTTGCAATATTACCGCTCGCCTACCGATGAGTCAGCATTGGTAACTGATGAATCTGCAGTGCATCATGCATTACAATCACGCGGCGCCATGTTCCTGACAGACTTGTCGCAGCACCTTCAGCAACAACCAAGTCAAATCAGGCAGGCACTCTGGGCACTGGCTGAACGTGGCCTGGTTACCAATGATCGCTTCAATGTCCTGCGAAATATTGAACAGGTTCTGAATCCTGATTTGAATCAACATAGACGGGCATCGCTGCGTGCTCTTCGTTCACAACGTGCACCTCTTCAGGAAGGCCGCTGGTCGCTGGTGCCCTGGGGAACTGCAGAAACAGAATCGTGTGCCATTTTTCAGGTTCAACAGTTGCTGGAAAGGTACGGCATCATCAGCAGGGATCTGGCTCTCCTTGATGAAACACTGCTGCCCTGGCGGGTCCTTTACGAAATACTCTCACGGCTGGAACTGACAGGCGAAGTTCGTCGAGGCTACTTTGTTCATGAACTTGCTGGCGCTCAATTTGGATTGCCCTCGGCCATCGAACAATTGATGAAACTGAACCAGATGCAAGGCAAATCAGAAATGACCTTGCTGCATGCATTTGATCCAGCCAATCTATATGGCCCATCTCTCCCCTTGGGATGGCCATTTTCGAAATCAGAGAACGAGTCAGTCAACATTCCATGGAGCAGAAGAAAGAATAATTGGCTCATTCAGCAAGCTGGCAAGATCATTCTGGCCATCGAAAGTCAGGGGCGAAAACTGTGGCCTGCGCCTTCCGCAACGGCAAAAGAGTTGATGGAAGCTATTCAACTGCTGCCCGAAATAGTACGTTCCGTACATGGCGTTGATCTGCGTGCCAAACTGATGGTCGATGAATGGAACGGCACACCGGTTCAGCAATCCCCTGCGCGAGAATTACTCGAATCAGCAGGTTTTGTAAACGATTATCCCGCTATGTCCTGGTATGCAGCCTGGGCTTAGCAGGAGCATACTGGCAGCATGGCCAGTATGAAGTAACATAGAGTTGCAGAGTTGGAAATCTGGAGTTTCGATGAAAACGATCTTAATCAGTACCGTTATGACATTCTTGTCCTGCTGTACTATTTCCGGACAGGAAGCGTCGCCAAAATCCTCCGACCCCAAAATTGAAAAGTCAATTATCTTCGGCAAAGGTGGAGACACCAACCTTGAATTGAATCTTGCCATTCCACAAGGCAAAGGACCGTTTCCCGCTGTCATCCTCGTTCATGGAGGTGGCTGGAAAGGTGGCAGCTACAAAGACGTGCTGATGAACATGATCATGATTCGTCTGGCCAGGGCTGGTTATGTCGGAGCTTGTATCCAATATCGGCTGACACCCAGCGGCGCGCGTTTCCCATCGCAGATTGAAGACTGTAAATGCGCTGTTCGCTGGCTGCGAGGCAACGCGGAAAAATACAAGGTGGACTCCAGCCGCATCGGTGCACTCGGTGGCTCGGCAGGTGGCCATTTGGTACTCTTGTTGGGTGTCACCACCAGTGAAGATGGACTAGAAGGCAAAGGCGATTTACAGCCGGAGTTTGCAAAACAATCGAGTGCCGTCCAGGCAGTGGTCAATATTTTCGGACCAACTGATCTGGTGAATGGCGACTGGGAACCTGAAGTGGAACCTCTTATCAATGAATTGCTCGGCGGAACTGTGAAAGATAACAAGGCATTGGCTACGCGGGCATCGCCACTGACTTACTTGAAGAAGGATCGAGCCATTCCTCCCATTCTCACTTTTCATGGAACAAAAGATAACATTGTTCCTTACATTCATGCCACCAAGCTCCAAAAAGCACTCGATGCATTGAATGTGCCATCCAAGCTTGTGACGATGGAAGGCGATGGGCATGGCTGGGTGGGTGAAAAACTGGAACTAACACTTAAACAATCCATCCAGTTTCTTGATGAGCATCTGAAAGCCAGAAAGTGATTATCTTTTCAGGCCGCCATCGCTATTGTGGTCAAACAGCAAGCCGTTGGTTTGTTTTGTTGTGCTGGAGCATTGTTCCGATTTATTTTCACGGTTGTCACATTGGCGGCCACGATGAAGATTTACTCCGCGTCGCTGTAAATGAGATCAAAATAGCGGCTCCATGCAATCTATACATGGTTTTTCCATAATCCATTCGTAGTCATTGAAAGGTTCATGTAAGATAAGACTGTCAACGTTCCATTTTACTTGAGAACCATTTCATGCTGTCATTCATCTTGGCTTGTCTGACTATTTGCGCTACTCCAGGAGACGACTGGGTTGGATTCCATGGCGTCACCCACGCGGGATCGCGCGATGATGTCAAACTACCCGACCAATGGTCTACCACGCAGAATGTCGCCTGGAAAATTGATATCCCCGGACTGGCCTGGTCATCTCCGGTAACCTGGAAAGGTAAAATCTTCCTTACGACTGTAGTACGCGATGGCGAGCAGGAAAAGCCTGCAGATGCCAAGAAGGGACTTTACTTCGGCGGGGAAAAGTCGAAAGCGCCTGATGCCAATTACACCTGGAAGGTCTATTGCATCGACGAAGAGACGGGAAAGATCATCTGGGAAAAGATCAGCCATCAGGGCAAGGCAGATCGTGGCAAACACATCAAGAATACTTACGCTTCAGAAACACCCGTAGTCGATAAAGATCGACTTTATGTCTGCTTTGGCAATATCGGCATCTTTACCTACGATCATGCGGGCAACCTGCTCTGGAAGCACGCCATTCCCAGTATGCCCACTGCCATGAGTTGGGGACCTGCAGCTTCACCTGCTGTACACGATGAACGTCTTTACTTCGTTTACGACAACGACAAGGAATCTTACATTCTCTGTCTTGATGCACGTACCGGCAGCCAGCATTGGAAACATACCCGCGAAGAGAAAAGCAACTGGGCAACTCCTTATGTCTGGGTCAATGACCAACGAACCGAAATCATTACTGCGGGTTCCAAGAAAATTCGATCTTACGACACAGAAGGCAATATCCTCTGGGAACTTGGTGGCATGTCGTCTATTACCGTTCCCACACCTAGCGCTCATGATGGATTGCTCTACGTCAGTTCCGGCTACGTTATGGATCAGAAGAAGCCGGTGTTCGCCATCAAACCTGGAGCCAAGGGCGATCTGACCACCAAGCCGGAAGATGCACTGAATCCATCTATCGTCTGGGTACAACGCAAAGCCGGCCCCTACATGCCTACTCCACTAATCTACCGTGGTTTGATGTACATACTTTACGATATGGGTGCGTTCGCCTGTTACGATGCCAGAACTGGTGCGTTAGTCTACGATAAGCAACGTTTTAAGGGAAAAACCAGTGGCTTCACGTCCAGTCCCTGGGCCTACAACGGCAGAGTATTCTGCCTGAGTGAAGATGGCGATTGCTTCGTGATTGAAGCTGGCAAAGAGTTCAAGCAACTCCACAAGAACAGCTTGGATGAATTATGCATGGCTACCCCGGCCATTACCAACCGTAGCCTGATCATCCGCACCGCCAGTAAACTGTATTGCATCAGGTAACGAAGGCATCCTTTTATGCTGTGGCAAATCCTGGCAACATGTGCACTGTGCATGGCTTGCCGCATGGTGCATGCGCAAGCAACTGGCAGCCTGCAGGGATTTTCGTTGCCGAAAGGTTACGTGATCCAACAGGTTGCA
The Planctomycetia bacterium genome window above contains:
- a CDS encoding PQQ-binding-like beta-propeller repeat protein encodes the protein MLSFILACLTICATPGDDWVGFHGVTHAGSRDDVKLPDQWSTTQNVAWKIDIPGLAWSSPVTWKGKIFLTTVVRDGEQEKPADAKKGLYFGGEKSKAPDANYTWKVYCIDEETGKIIWEKISHQGKADRGKHIKNTYASETPVVDKDRLYVCFGNIGIFTYDHAGNLLWKHAIPSMPTAMSWGPAASPAVHDERLYFVYDNDKESYILCLDARTGSQHWKHTREEKSNWATPYVWVNDQRTEIITAGSKKIRSYDTEGNILWELGGMSSITVPTPSAHDGLLYVSSGYVMDQKKPVFAIKPGAKGDLTTKPEDALNPSIVWVQRKAGPYMPTPLIYRGLMYILYDMGAFACYDARTGALVYDKQRFKGKTSGFTSSPWAYNGRVFCLSEDGDCFVIEAGKEFKQLHKNSLDELCMATPAITNRSLIIRTASKLYCIR
- a CDS encoding DEAD/DEAH box helicase, producing the protein MKAIHDSLAQFHPTVAQWFHEQVGVPTQPQILGWPSIASGQNTLILAPTGSGKTLAAFLACLDQLWKQENPQPGVQLLYISPLKALNNDVFRNLHVPLQGVKQYAQLRGDKLAEITVGLRTGDTSTSERQKQLRKPPHVLITTPESLHLLLTSQGHAILKSVKWCIVDEIHVLCPNKRGVFLSILLERLQEVIGSKEMIRIGLSATQRPLEKVASFLGGYRILETAGYEPRPVNIVDAGQRKRLDLQVVSPVDTFGPLPEKTIWPSIYRYLYDQIIQHRSTLIFANNRRAVERITGAINELHEERTVPAAGESIPQLARAHHGSVSLEMRRQTEQQLKEGKLACVVSTASLELGIDMGSIDLVCQVESSGNIARSLQRVGRAGHLVGSHSKGRLIPKSLPDLLEQTALANAMIHGEVEHLQVPGGCLDIVAQQVIAMVAMKSWSVPELYAFFRKAYPLHELTPEAFESVLEMISGRFPADTFQELKARITWDRIHNRLHALPGSKQLALVNGGTIPDTGQYAVYITGTTNRIGELDEEFVFERRINDVFTLGTSNWRIDSIESDRVTVSRAEGTASVMPFWRGEKISRSYELGVEIGNLLQQMQVRMANDLKEAQAWLQDTYHLELNAANNLTRFLKRQIEVAGVIPGHGTILCEAFRDQIGDWHLVILSSLGSRFHLTLRFALEAIWQKEFGYQPHCLHHDDGLLIRLSDHENPPLDILQKLDAAKVKDQVLQSLSNSALFAIRFRHNAARALMLPVSSPQKRAPLWLQRLKSKNLLQIARAYPRFPIVLETYRECLHDHLVIDQFVSVLESIQSGKLNVVTRRAETPSPFASQLLFSFTAAYLYEWDHVERQGTNTASPLDTSVLDQLLTPENYQHLLDPQAITQVNKRLQGTGLLPRTQEEFAEWLRKLGDLQDEEIPPECTPFLSELEAQSRIVRLKIADHKDSCWVLAEYLESYHAVNQLIARDNVDEAVIQQALTVVHRFIRSHALVGIDDILSRYPLPRQLLEDRMQLWSSEGKLIAIEEPEGLPGLLFSAPQNLEQVERSSISIRRREIPTVSGEIFAQFLLNWQGRAIDHQQAGPDGLKACLHRLMGLTLPRELWERVIFPSRVTGYQTRWLDDLIMSGEWCWIAQPLHDEDDSSRCQMIRFIKRDDLQYYRSPTDESALVTDESAVHHALQSRGAMFLTDLSQHLQQQPSQIRQALWALAERGLVTNDRFNVLRNIEQVLNPDLNQHRRASLRALRSQRAPLQEGRWSLVPWGTAETESCAIFQVQQLLERYGIISRDLALLDETLLPWRVLYEILSRLELTGEVRRGYFVHELAGAQFGLPSAIEQLMKLNQMQGKSEMTLLHAFDPANLYGPSLPLGWPFSKSENESVNIPWSRRKNNWLIQQAGKIILAIESQGRKLWPAPSATAKELMEAIQLLPEIVRSVHGVDLRAKLMVDEWNGTPVQQSPARELLESAGFVNDYPAMSWYAAWA
- a CDS encoding CPBP family intramembrane metalloprotease, which translates into the protein MTRHSPTTPIVLPIQRSVLLMNTLLVEGGLAVLALFLSYWIGPDLFGDFNWNRYDIMIGCLGAVPPLVLILAMDRFPIGPFRHISDISDKFLRPLLANCKWPDYFLLAFLAGFCEELLFRGWMQLFLINWVPVWCSVLITGIIFGLCHLITPAYFIIACLISIYLSCLYIWSGNLVVPMLTHGVYDLIAIFAVMAFSPKSMLNIESESLHMPMNSTSPQQNDRELPAKEEGNESNS
- a CDS encoding alpha/beta hydrolase, which produces MKTILISTVMTFLSCCTISGQEASPKSSDPKIEKSIIFGKGGDTNLELNLAIPQGKGPFPAVILVHGGGWKGGSYKDVLMNMIMIRLARAGYVGACIQYRLTPSGARFPSQIEDCKCAVRWLRGNAEKYKVDSSRIGALGGSAGGHLVLLLGVTTSEDGLEGKGDLQPEFAKQSSAVQAVVNIFGPTDLVNGDWEPEVEPLINELLGGTVKDNKALATRASPLTYLKKDRAIPPILTFHGTKDNIVPYIHATKLQKALDALNVPSKLVTMEGDGHGWVGEKLELTLKQSIQFLDEHLKARK